One stretch of Lucilia cuprina isolate Lc7/37 chromosome 6, ASM2204524v1, whole genome shotgun sequence DNA includes these proteins:
- the LOC111685325 gene encoding golgin subfamily A member 6-like protein 7, producing the protein MENDKLAEINHKIAEIKKRILLAEGQKTANTAEWQKQNRINCDTIASLKKDIKELTTKCGRLRNPLQRPVLIKENPAVAGSVATAPLEKRKTSAAATVLPTIVVGKVNYPIGAKNAEDAIFLTDLKITENRKQLDLLRHRFKCRKQHFAKLMEQYRELLANKEAQEQNLGEKPPETLEEDNNRKLVCQLENQIHRTNVQWMEAEHIRKKYRSIEASLMNDAERFERSLKELEVALNEQQQEINRLQQVHNEAIEMRDSAKVILLRQEQQANLSQKTRERQAMEFRKLVEQRKLELERIGRKLFFEGKTLHHQDSIGSSTGDQHTGKTEADEDENSQLKNVTSDMEDLFKNLMEVTGATSPHEVFERFSSQKESAMRLNYLRTAAEAEKGSLECLREALTKELESSKFTDVKEREVNQEVIEKIKSQIAEYAAERQKNLEAAEKSLEVLKFIKERLCEMIYKLQEVDENNVELKDKDMTIKVAELPDFLVNKAEDLDMIMILKLKLEKCQELSKPQQQSLEKLDLDISEEEFMSSLQPPKPPTGQEGEKPAAMPMCYYNLLAGRAQRAAGTSSSSPEQAPAAATAANEEESEVPSRNYLKRQSVLIVDQKSRRKPFRPAPAARRK; encoded by the exons ATGGAAAACGATAAATTGGCTGAAATCAATCATAAAATTGCTGAAATTAAGAAACGTATACTGCTGGCAG AAGGCCAAAAGACAGCCAATACAGCTGAATGGCAGAAACAGAATCGTATCAATTGTGATACGATTGCATCCTTGAAAAAGGATATAAAAGAACTTACAACTAAATGTGGTCGTCTGCGAAATCCTTTGCAACGACCCGTACTCATCAAAGAAAATCCTGCAGTTGCTGGTTCTGTGGCAACAGCTCCTTTAGAGAAGCGCAAAACGAGTGCTGCTGCTACCGTTCTGCCCACAATAGTTGTGGGCAAAGTAAATTATCCCATTGGCGCCAAAAATGCTGAAGATGCCATTTTTCTTACAGACTTGAAAATAACGGAAAATCGCAAACAGTTGGATTTATTAAGGCATCGTTTCAAGTGTCGAAAACAACACTTTGCTAAACTAATGGAACAGTATCGTGAATTGCTGGCTAATAAAGAGGCTCAAGAACAGAATTTAGGTGAAAAACCACCAGAGACATTGGAAGAGGATAATAATCGTAAG TTGGTTTGCCAATTGGAAAATCAAATTCATCGCACGAATGTTCAATGGATGGAAGCTGAACACATACGTAAGAAATATCGCTCCATTGAGGCTTCTTTGATGAACGATGCTGAACGTTTTGAAAGAAGTTTAAAGGAATTAGAGGTGGCtttaaatgaacaacaacaggAAATAAATCGACTACAG CAAGTCCACAATGAAGCCATCGAAATGCGTGACTCTGCCAAAGTTATTCTTTTACGACAGGAACAACAAGCTAACCTCTCGCAAAAGACACGCGAACGTCAAGCTATGGAATTTCGAAAACTCGTCGAACAGCGTAAGCTAGAATTAGAGAGAATCGGtcgaaaacttttctttgaAGGTAAGACATTACATCATCAAGACAGTATTGGTTCCAGTACAGGAGATCAACACACCGGCAAGACTGAAGCGGATGAAGATGAAAATTCCCAATTAAAAAATGTCACTAGTGATATGgaggatttatttaaaaatctcatGGAAGTAACTGGTGCAACGTCACCTCATGAAGTTTTCGAAAGATTCTCTTCGCAAAAGGAGTCTGCAATGCGTTTGAATTATTTGCGCACTGCCGCTGAAGCAGAAAAAGGTAGTTTGGAGTGTTTGAGGGAGGCTTTGACAAAAGAGCTAGAATCGTCCAAGTTTACCGATGTCAAGGAAAGAGAAGT cAATCAAGAGgtcattgaaaaaattaaatcgcAAATAGCCGAATATGCTGCTGAGAGACAGAAGAACTTAGAAGCGGCTGAAAAGTCCTTGGAagtattaaaattcattaaagaaAGGTTATGTGAAATGATTTATAAGCTACAGGAAGTAGACGAGAACAATGTAGAATTAAAAGACAAAGATATGACTATAAAAGTAGCAGAGTTACCagattttttagttaataaagCAGAGGATTTAGATATGATTATG ATACTCAAACTAAAATTGGAGAAATGCCAAGAGTTAAGTAAACCACAACAACAATCGTTAGAAAAATTAGATTTGGACATAAgc GAAGAAGAATTTATGTCTTCGTTACAACCACCCAAACCACCAACAGGTCAAGAAGGTGAAAAACCAGCTGCTATGCCAAtgtgttattataatttattggcTGGACGAGCACAAAGAGCTGCAGGCACTTCTTCGTCATCACCTGAACAAGCACCAGCGGCAG CTACGGCAGCTAATGAAGAAGAAAGTGAAGTACCCTCACGTAACTATTTAAAACGTCAGTCTGTACTAATAGTTGATCAAAAGTCTCGTAGGAAACCTTTTAGACCGGCACCAGCAGCTCgaagaaaataa